The Sorangiineae bacterium MSr11954 DNA segment ATCGACGAAGGCAAAGTCGTCCCGGATGACCCGCTTTTGCGCCACGATCGGCAGGCTCAAAAAGAGCATGTAAAGGTTGCTGCGTATTTGCGCGAAGGTCAGGTTGCGCACGTAGGTGCGCCGGTGCGGCACGGCCATGGTCACGGCCGCGTGGAACCGGTGCGGCCAATGCTCGATGGCCTCGTAGGCGGCGACGGCGCCCCAATTGTGACCGATCAAACGAATCGGCTGCGCGGGCGACAAGTGATCGGCGATGGCCACCAGATCGCGCGCGATGCTGCGCGCATCATAAGGACCCGCCAAGGTCGAAGGAAAATAGCCGCGCAGCCAGGGCGCGACCACCCGATACCCGGCGCGCACGAGCACCGACGCGAGCGACTCGAAGGTGCTCGGGTGATCGGGGAAGCCGTGCGCGCAGAGCACGAGCGGACGAGCGGGATCTCCTAGGTGCAACGTGCTGAATACATTTCCGTCGACTTCGATATCCAGACGGTTCATGGCAAACTCCCAGGGGCCGAGGGTGTGTCGAAGGGAATCGCGTACACTGGCTCATTGGTTCCTCCGTGCGCCTGAGAAGACGGGGCCGTAGCGGCCGAATCGAACGATGGAAATGCGGGTGTGAACGACGGGATCGTGTCGCCGCGGTCCTCTTCCACCGCGGGCACGAGCAGCTTGTAGAGGACGGGGGTGACGATCCGCGCGAGGATGGTCGAGCTCACGAGACCGCCCAAGATCACCAGGGCCAGCGGCGAATAGAAGCTCGAGTGCTCCAAAATGAGCGGGATCAGGCCGCCGATGGCGGTCAGGGTCGTGAGCAGAATGGGGATGAAGCGCGCCTCGCCGCCCCGCTGGATGGCCTCGTCGACGCCCAATCCGCGCTCGCGCAGCTGGCCGATGACGTCGACCAGCAGGATCGAGTTCTTCACCTCGATGCCCATGAGCGCCACGAAGCCGATGGTGGCGGTGAACGAGAGCGTATTTCCGGAGAGGTACAGGGCGAGCAGCCCTCCGATCACGCCCAGCGGGATGACCGATGCGACGATGAGGGTGCTCTTGAGCGTTCGAAACTCCAAGACGAGGATGGCCAAAATGCCGAACGCCGCCACGAGCACGGCCACGCCCACGCCGCCAAAGCTCTCCTGGCTGGTCTCGGCTTCGCCCGCGAGCTTCAAATGAATCCCGGGGGGCAGCGGGAGCTCGGTGAGCTGCGACCAGACGGCTTGGGTGAGCCGCTCGGTGTTGTACCCCTCGCGCACGTCGGCCGAGACGGTGGCCACCCGCTCGCGGTTGTAGTGCCGGATGTTGGTCGGCGAGGGCTCGAGCTCGAGCCGCGCCACCTCCGAGAGCGGAACGGCGCGCGCGTGGGCGCTCCCCACGTACGTTTGATCGAGCACGTCCAGACCGGGAAAGGCGCCGGTCCGCGCGCGCTGCACATCGGTGCGCGGCAGCGCCAGGCGGATGTCGTACGCTTCGTCGGCCGAGTCCTCGCGGTAGGAGCCCGCCACGATGCCGCCCACCGCGAGCCGGATGGCGCGGTCCACGTCGGGGGAAGCGACGGCCAGGAGCGCGGCCTTGTCCCGGTCGACCCGAACGCGCACATCGCTGCGGCGCTCCTTGCTCGGGTTGCGCACGTCGCGCGTGCCTTGGGTCGCGCGCAGGATCGTCTCGACGCGCGAGGCGACGGAGAGCAGCGCCTCTTCGTCGTCGCCCAGCACGCGCACCGCGATGGGCGCGTCGATGGGCGGGCCATTTTCGAGCTCTTTCAGCTCCAGCTTGGCGCCCGCGTCATTTGCGAGCTCGCCCCGCAAGGCGGCGTAGAGCGCGGCGCGTGCGGCCGGGGAGGGGACGTCGGCCTCGGCGAAGACGTCGGCCACATTGGCGCGCGTGTTCCGGGGGAACACATTGTAGAAGATCTGCGGGTGGCCTTTTCCCACCACGGTGGCGACGTGGCGCACCTCGCGGCGGCGCGCGAGCACCTGCTCGACGAAGCGGGCCGCGCGATCGGTCTCGGCCAGGTTCGCGTCGTTGGCGGTCTCGATCTGCACCATGAACTGCGGGGTGCCCGCCTTGGGAAAGAGGCTGAAGCCAATCTTCGGCACCAAGGTCATGGTGGCGGCGATGAGCGCAAAGGCGCCCAGCACGGTGAGCTTGGGGTAGGCCAGCGCCCGCTCGAGGATCGGCCGGTACGACGTCTCGATCATCCCGTGGAGCGCGCGCAAAAAGACATTGCCGTGCTTGCCCGAGGGCGTGAGGAGCACGCTGGCGAGAAAGGGGACCACGGTGAACGAGACCACGAGCGAGGCCACCACGGTGCTGATGACCGCGACCGGCAGGGACCGAATGAACGCGCCCGCGTCACCCGGGAGCGCCAGCAGCGGGATGAAGGCGAACACCAAGGTCGCCGTGCACCCGAGCACGCTCGCCGCGATCTCGCGCGTGGCATGGATGGCGGCTCGCCGCGGCGGCACGCCCCATCGCAGATGGCGGGTGATGTTCTCCACCACGACCACGGAGTCGTCGACCAGAAGGCCGAGCGCGATCACGAAGCCCACCACGCTGAGCTGGTTGATGGTGAACCCAAAGAGCTGGAGCAGCACCAAGCCCAGCGCGAGGCTCAGTGGGATGGAGGCCATCACCACCAAGGACGCGCGCACGCCCAGCGGCAAGAGGGTGACCAGCACCAGCACGATGGCCAGCCCGAAGTCGCGCACGAAGCCGCCGAGGCGATGCCCCACGTTGCGCGCCTGGTCGAAGCCTCGGACCACGTGGATCGAGCGCGGCAAGGTGCGGGCGAAGGCGTCGAGCTCGCGGTCGATGCCCTTGGCCACGTCGAAGACGTTCGCGCCGTCTTTTTGCGAGGCGGCGACGAGGATGGCGCGCCGGCCATCGAAGCGCGCGAGCTCGGCGCCATCGACGGGTGCGAGCTCCACCTGGGCCACGTCGCGCACGCGCACCGTGCCCCGGGCGCTGCCGCTGGCGCGCACGAGCGAGTCGCGGATCTCGTCCAGCGAGGTGTAGTCGCCGCTGGTCTTCACGCTGAAGCGCCGCGTGTCCACGTCGACGCTGCCGGCGGGGACATTGGCGCTGTCCTTGGCGATCGTGTCGTACACTTCGTGCGGCGCGATGCCGAGGACGACCATGCGCGGCAAATCGAGGGTGATCCGCACCTCTTGCTTGGGCAGGCCCGCGAGATCCACCCCGCGCACCCCGGGCACGTTTTGGAGGCGGCGTTTGAGCGAGCGCGCTTGCACGTCGAGCGCGCGGTAGCTCGCGTCCTCGGAGATCAGCGCCACCTCGCGGATGTTCACGTTGGCGGTGTCGACTTGGCGGAGCTCGAGGGAGGTGAGCTCGGCCGGGAGCTTGGGGCGCAAGGTGGAGAGCTCGCGCAGGATTTCGTCGCGCTTCTTGTCGGGATCGGACGAGGTTTGAAAGTCGATGTCGACGACCCCCACGCTCTCTTCCACCCGCGCGGCGACCTTCTTGACATCCTTCAGGGACCAGAGCGCGGCCTCCAGAGGGTCGATCACCAGGCGCTCGAGATCCTTGGGCGCCGAGCCGGGGAGCAGGGCGATCACATAGAACGAGGGGCGGGGGAAGCTGGGATCCTCGGCCTTGGGGATGGTGACGAGCGCATGGGCGCCGAGCGCAATGAGCCCGATGAACACGACCAAGGTGAACTGCCAGCGCCGAACCGAGAAGTCCGCCAGCATGGCCGTCCCCTATGGAAGGACGCGCACGGGGGCGCCGTCGCGGAGGTCCGAGATCCCTGCCTTGACCACGAGCTCCTGGTGCTCGAGGCCCGACGCGAGCACCGCTCGATCGCCCGCGATCGAGCGGATGGTCACCGGGACCCGCTTGGCCTTGCCGGCTTCGACCACATAGGCGCTGGCCTGCAGGGCGTCGCCGTCGAGCAGCGCACCGACGGGAACCACGGCGCTCGCGGGCTCGAGCTGCTCCGTCTCGACTTTGGCGGTGAGCCCGGAGAGAAGGTACGGCGGCGGCTCGGCCAGCGCGAGCTCCACCTCGTAGCCACCGGTTCCGGGCGAGGCGGCGGCCGCGATCTGCGAGACCCGGGCCACCAAGGGCGCTTCGGGCGCGACGTCCAGCACCACCCGCGCCGGATCGCCCACGCGCATGCGGACGACGTCGCGCGAGGCATAAGGCGCCCGCACCACCGCGCCTTGCGAGGAGCCGCTCACGTGAAAGGCGGGGGAGCCGGGCGCCACCACCTCGCCGACATCGACATGGCGTTGATCGACCACGCCGGCCTCCGGTGCGACCAGGGTGGCATGGCGGGCATGGAACTGCGCGCCTCGAGCGGCCGCGCGCGCGAGGGCCACGTTGGTCTGCGCGTTCTCCAGCTCGATGGCCGGCACCGCGCCGGACGCGTGAAGGACACGGACCCGCGCGAGATCGCGCTCGGCCTTGCGCGCACCCTCGACGGCCTCCGTTCGCCGTGCGTCCACTGCGGTGGGATCCAAGGTCGCCAGGACTTGCCCTTTGCGCACGCGATCCCCCTCGTGCACGGTGACCTTGGTGACGATGCCGCCCACCAGAAAGGCGAGGTTCACCTCGCTCTTCCTATGCACGACACCCGCCACCCGCAGGTGCCGCGTGTAAGGTCCGTGCTCCACCGGCGCCATGCGCACGGCGATGGCGCCGTCGCCCTCGGACTCGCGCGCCTCCACGGGCGCGGGGCGTGAGCAACCCCCGATGAGGAAGAGGAAGGTGCCCATCCCCATTCCGAGGCCAAGGAGCGAGACGGCGCGGCGCCGGTTCAATGTGCGGCCGCTCCCGTACCGTTGGTCACCGGGGCGCCGGGCCACGCGGCCGATGGTGCTGGCGGCGCGGCTTGCTCCGACGGCGCCAGCGGCGGGCGGAGCACGGGGAGCGAGCCGTCCAGCGCGCGTTCGATGGCGCGATGGAACTCCGCGATGGTGACCTCGTTGCCGCCCAGGTTCAGCGGCACCCCGGAGCGGGCGCGCGCGCCCAGCTGGATCGTCTCGGAGACCTGGATGTCCTCGCCGATGGTGCGCCAGTAGTTCCCGTAGAACGCAGCCGCGAAGTCCTGCGCCGCGCGGCTGGTGGCGGTGGGGCGCTCGAGGCGGGCGCCTTGCATGATCGATGTCCCCACGTCTTGGGGAAAGGCGGAGATGACCTGCACGCCGTCGCCGGCCCAGAGCGCCAAGGTGTTCGGGAAGATGAAGTACACGAGGTCGGCGTAGTCGAGCAGGCTCCAGTCGGCTCGATCCTCGGGCAGCGGGCTGCGTCCGGCGCTCGAGTGAACGAGCACGCTGCGCGTGTGCGGGAAGTCGAGATCGAGCAGGGAGCACTGATCGCGGTAGCGCCGGCCGGCGGTGCGTCCGTGGAGAAAGTTGATGTGGTACGACTCCTGGTTCGCCTCGATCATGAGCTTCCAGTTGATGCGTCCGGGGACGTTCTTGGCGTTGCTCACGTAGTATCCATCGAGCCCGTAGGAGCCCAAGTCGGCCCCGAACGCGCCCAGGTAGGCGTCGATGTCGAAGGGCTCGCCCGGGGTGGTGATGACGAAGATCATCCCGTGCCGTTCGGCGGCCGGGAGCTCGATGAGCTTGACCGCGTCGGTCTTCAAGTTGGGAAAGCAGCGCTTCTCGGGCAAGCTATGCAGCTTCCCATCGAGATCGTACGACCACGCGTGGTACGGGCAGACGAAGCGCCGGCAGTTGCCCTGCGGCTGCTGCGCGACCTTCACCCCGCGGTGGCGGCAGACGTTGAGGAACGCGCGCACCTCGCCGCCCGCATCGCGCACCATGAGGACGGGCGCGCCGGTGAAGTCGTTGGTGATGAAGTCGCCCGGCGCGGGGATCTGCGAGGAGAAGCCGAGCACCAGCGGGTACTTTCGGAACAGGGTCTCGCGCTCGGCCTCGAACCGTTCGCGGTTCTCGTAGATGGAGGGCGAGAAGGGCTGGGGTTGCTCCGCGATGTCCGTGGTGCCGCCCTGGACGTGGTGCAGGATTCGCTCGATGAGCGCGATCTGGGTCTCTCGTTTCACGGGCTCGCTCCTTTCGGACCTTTCATCCGACCTTGCGCGCTTCTTGCGCCCAGTACGTCTCGCGCAGGGCGGTCTTCTTGATCTTGCCGATGGCCGTTCGCGGCAGCGCGTCCACGATGTCGAGGCTCGAGGGCACCTTGAAGCTCGCCAGCTTGCCGCGGCAGAACGTGCGCATGTCGCGCAAGTCGAGCTCCGCGCCCGGCTCGAGGGACACCACCACCTTGATGGCCTCGCCCCACTCGGGGTGCGGGACACCGATCACCGCCACCTCGCGGATGGCCGGGTGCGCGCTGAGCACGCGCTCGATCTCGGCCGGGTAGACGTTCTCCCCGGCGCTGCAGATCATGTCCTTGATGCGATCGGAGATGTAGATGTACCCATCCGCGTCGAGGTAGCCGGCGTCGCCGGTGTGGATCCACCCGTCGCGGAGCGTTTGCCGGGTGGCCTCTTCGTCGTTCCAATAGCCGAGCATGGCGGCCGGGCTGCGGATGCAAATCTCACCGGTCTGCATGGGCCCGAGCCGGTCGCCTTGCGGGTCGATGATCTTCACCTCCACCCCGGGGTAAGGCTTGCCGGCGGCGAGCAGGCGCTCGGGGTGGTTTTTGTGATCGTCGGGGGTGAGCCAGACGGCCATGTTGCCGGTCTCGGTCAAGCCGTACACTTGCAAGACGTCGCAGCCAAAGGCCTTCATGGCGGCTTGGATCAGCGCGGGCGATGCGGGCGAGCCGCCGTACCCCGCGTTTCGCAAGGAGCGGAACTTCTCGGGCGAGGCGTCCGGCTCCGCGAGCATCATGGCGATCATGGCCGGGACGAAGGCCGTCATGGTGATCCGGTGGCGGGCGATGGCCTCGATGGCCTTCCACCCGACGAACTGCGGGAGCAGCACATTGGTGGCGCCCGACGCGAGCCCGCGCACCAGCCACCAGACCCCGCCGATGTGAAAGAGCGGGACGGCGCAGAGGCTCACGTCGTCCTCGGTCCAGCCGAGCCAGCGCTCCTTGCGCTCCCAGAACTCGCGCGCGATCGCGAAGAAGCTTCGGTGCGCCAGCTGAACACCTTTGGGGTACCCGGTGGTGCCGCCCGTGTAGATTTGAATGGCCGCGTCGTTCGTGTCGATGGCCGGAAAGCCGACGACCCTCGGCGCGTCGTGCGCGCGCGCCTCGAGCGGCACCACCGGGCACGAGCGCCCCGCATCGGCGGCGAGGGCCGCGAGCTCGGACGATACGAAGATGGCGCGGCAGCTCGCCTTCTCGACGATGTACGTTACCTCGGCCGGCTGAAGGCGCCAGTTGATGGGCACGAAGATGGCGCCGAGCAGGGCGCACCCGAACAGGAGCTCCACCGAGGCGATCCCGTCCTTCGCGAGCAAGGCGACCCGATCGCCCTTGGAGACCGAGAGGGCGGCGAGCTGCGCGGCCCGCTCCAAGCTTCGCTCGGCGAGCTCCGCGTACGTGATGCGCTGCTCTTCGCAGACGATGGCGATGCGGTCCGGCCGCTCCCGCGCTTGGGTGCGGATCAAGCTGGCCAAGGTCGTAACGTTGGGATCGTAGATCATGGGTTCACGCGGCGGGTTGGGATTGAAGGAAGGTTTCCTCGCGCTGGGCGAGGAGCTCGAGCAGCCGTTCGGCGATGGGATCGGGGTGTTCGACGTGCACGTGATGGGTGCCGGGGAGCGCATGGATCGCGCCCCGCGGGAGCGCTTCGCAGAGCTTCTCGGCGTCCGCGCGCGTGCGGTACGGGCTCTCGGCGCCGACGAACACGTGCACGGGCGCGTGCAGGTGCGCGAGCCATCCGAGGAGCTCCGAGGCGTGCGTGAAGAGCGCGCCGTAGCGATCGAACTCGCGCAGCGCCGGATCCCATGTCCAGCGATGACCTCGCGGGCTCGTGGCGAGGACCCTTCGCGTCAGCCGTTCGCACGCGGCGCGCGAGAGGGCGGGGTACTCGTGCTGCGTGAGCTCGATGGCCGTCTCGAGCTCCGCCATCACCGGGTGCGCGGGCACCCTCTGCGGCGCGCGCACCACGTCGATGGCGCTCCGGAGGAGCGCGACGTCGACCGGCGGCTGGTAGAGGAGCGGGATCACCGGCTCGGCGAGCACCAGGCCGCGCACCCGGTTCGGTGAGAGGGCCGCGTACAGGACGGCGATGCTGCAGCCGAAGGAGTGCGCGCCGAGGACCACGGGTTCGTCGCCGCGGCCTCCGAGGAGCGCCTCGAGATCGCGGAGCATGTCCATCACGTCGAGGAAGTGTCCGGGGGCGGCGTGCTCCGAGCGACCGTGGCCGCGCATGTCGGGCGCGATGACGTCGTGCCCGCGGGTGTGCACGCGGTGGGCGACCTGTTCCCAGACGCCTGCGTGCGAACGAATGCCGTGGAGGAGCACGGTGCGCGCCGTCTCGGCGCTGCCCCAGCGAAGGCCGCCCAGCCGGATCTGGTGGCCTTGCCACGTTTGTTCGTGGCCTCCTTGGTCGACGGTTTCGTCGGACGCGGGGGCCGGTTCCGAGGTGGCGTTTGGCGCGGGGGGGCTCTCTGCGGGGTTGCTCGGCGTGGGGGTGGTCTGCGCGGGGGTGGGTGAGGCGGAATCGGTGCGCAGGGTGTCCCAGGCGATCGGCTGCTCCAGGAGCGCCTTGGCGAGCGCGCCGATGGAGACTTGGTCCAGCTCCAGTCGTCGCGGGAGCTTGATCTTCAGGACGCGCGCGAGGCGGTTGGTGAGATCGACGGCGCCGAGCGAGTCGAGCCCGAGCTGCGCGAGCGAGGCGTTTGGGTCCAGCTTTTTGTCGGGCGCCTCGCCCAGGGCGCGCAGGACCTCGAGGTCGAGGAAGGCGCGGAGGGCCTGGGGGCGGTCCTCGGGGCTCGTCTCTGCGAGCGCGCGCAGGGCGGGCGAGTCGAGGGATGCGTTGGCCGAGCGGGAGCTCAAGCCGCTTCCGGAGGCGCGCTGTCCGGGGAGAAGCCACTGCTCGGCGGCGACGTCCCATGCGATGTCCGCCACGAGCACGTGCGCGGGGGTGTCGCCGAACAGGAGCGCTTCGAAGGCGTCGAGGGCGGTTTGGGGCGAAAGGTAGCGCAGGCCCGCGCGCTGCATGCGCGTCCTCTGCTCGAGGTCGAGCTGCGCGGCCATGCCGATGTCGGCCCACGGTCCCCACTGGATGGACAACCCCGGCAGGCCCTGGCGGCGCCGGAGCGCGACGAGGCCGTCGCAGAACGCGTTCGCGGCCGCGTAGCACGTCTGCGCAGGGGAGCCAAAGGCGGCGCCGATCGAGGAGAACAAGACGAAGAAGCGCAGATCGAAGGCGCGCGCGTGCTCGTGAAGGAGGAGCGCGCCGCGCGCTTTGGGGTCGAACACATCGTCCAAGGCGATGTCGTCCTGGGTGTGCAGCAGGCCATCGTGGAGTCGGCCTGCGAGGTGCACGATGCCTTGGAGCTTCGAGGGCGATGCTGCGAGGTTGGCAAAGAGGCGGGCCACGTCCGAGGGTTGGGCGACATCGATCCGCGCGAGCGTGATCTCGGTGCCCAGCCCGGTGAAGCGCTCGACCGCCGCCAGCGCCTCCGCCGTCGGCGTCGATCGATGGGCGAGCACGAGGTGGCGCGCGCCGAGCCGGATCAAGCGTTCGGCGCAGGCGAGGCCCAGCGCGCCCAGGCCCCCCGTGATCAGGTACGAGGCGGCGGCGGAGATGGCGCGCGCGGGATCGGCTTGTGGGGCAGGGAGCGCGCGCCAGCGGGGTTCGAGGCGCTCGCCATGGGTGAGCCAGACTTCATGGGCGCTGCGGTCGCTCGCGAGGTCGCGGCCCAAAGACGCGATGTTCGCCTCCGGCACGGGGGCGCGCGATCCGGCGCCGTCGAGCGCGATGAGGCGGCCCGTCAGCTGCGGGAGCTCGCGGGCGGCCGAGTCGACCCAGGCGCGAAGGGCGGCCGATCCGGCGGGATCGTCTGCGCCGCTGACGATGCTCAGGCGAATGTCGCGGCCGGCGCTCTTGGACGTGAGCTCGACGAGCAGGTCGCGCAGGGCGCGAAGGTGGGCGGCCGTGGCGTTGGCCGCCTCGGCGAGATTTGGCGCGGAGGCTGCGAGGTAGACGACTTGGATCGCGCCGGGTACGTCGGGGATGCCGTTTGCAGCTCTTTGGACGGCGTCGGCGAGGGGCGCGGTTGGGTCGAGGGGGAGTACGTCGCTCCCGGCATACACAGCGCGAATTTGGGCGTCGACCTGGTCTCGAAAGGGCGATGGCGGGGCGACGAGCAGCCAAGGAACGGAGTCCCTCGCGGCAGACGCCTCCGCGGTGACCGGCGCGGCAGACGCCTCTGCACCCGCAGTGCCCGGCGCGGCAGACGCCTCCGTGGTGCCCCTCGCGGCAGACGCCTCCGCGGTGATCGGCGCGGCAGACGCCTCCGTGGTGCCCCTCGCGGCAGACGCCTCCGCGGTGACCGGCGCGGCAGACGCCTCCGCGGCGACCGGCGCGGCAGACGCCTCCGCAGTGCCCGGCGCGGCAGACGCCTCCGTGGTGCCCGGCGCGGCAGACGCCTCTGCGGTGACCGGCGCAGCCGGCGTCTCCATGCGCGACGTGGTTACGAGGTCGCGCGCATAGAACACCTGCGGGACCGCCGCGCCCAAGGTTCGTCGCATGGCCTCGCGGGTGGTGCGCCGCGCGGTGACGCCTTGGGCCTCGGCGAGGAGCGTGCCGTCTTCGGCATAGAGGGCGAGCGCGATGCGGTACACCGCGTCGCCAACGCGCTCTTCCAGCACCACCTCGCAGATGCCGCCTGCGGCGCCGGGGTGGTGCACCCGCAGGGTGTCGATGCCCACCGGCAGGATCAAGTCGGCGGCGTCCTCCGTGAGGCACATGGCCACCTGGAAGCATCCATCGAGGAGCACCGGGTGGATCCGATGCGCCGCCGCTTGCTCGCGGAGATCGGCGTGGAGCTCCAGCCTCCCCACGGCGCGCCGGTCCTCGCGCACGGCGTGCACGAGCGCCCAAAAGCGGTCGCGGTGCTCGAGCCCCTTTCGCGCGTTGAGCGCGCGAAGCGCGGCGATGTCGACCGAGGTCCCGGTGAGCGCCGGGAGCTCCTTGCGCACCGGGCTGGCCGGCTTGCGCGCGTCCGCCGGCTCGCTTGTCGACGCGTGCACCTGCCCGCGGCAGAGCAGCACCCACTCGATGCCGCCATCCTGCGATACCGGTGTGAGCACTTGGCACTGCGCTGCGCCCTCGGCGCCGCCGAAGACGACTTGGAACCGGCTTGGCTCGTCGTCGGCGATGCGCAGCGGCCGCTCGATCTCGAGCGCCGTGAGCGCCGGGCTCGCGAGCCCCGCCGCGCACCCCGCCTCGAGCAGCAGCTCCGCGTAGCCGGTCGCCGGAAAGATGGCCTGCTCGAAGACGCGGTGATCGGAGAGGTAGGGCGAGCCCACGGGATCGAGCGCCCCCTCGTGCACGATGGTGCTCCCGAGCGCCGGCGTCTCCAGCCGGGTGCCCAGCAGCGGGTGCTCGCTCGCGCGGCCCGAGGCGATGACCGGGCCCGCCTCCGGCAGCCAATAGACGCTGCGCTCGAACGCGTACTTCGGGAGCTCCACCCGCGGCACCGGCGCGCCCGCGTGGACCTTCGACCAGGCGACGCCGAGCCGCTCGACCCACAGCGTGGCCAGGCATCGCTCCAGCGCCTCCAGCTCGCCCCCGCCGCGCGCGCTCGCCGCCCAGGCCACGTCGGCGCGCGGTACATTGTGCCGCCCCAGACCGCTCAGCACCGGGGCGGGCCCGATCTCCAGGAACACGCGGCAGCCTTTGCGATCGAGCGTCTGCATGCTGCGCGCGAACTGCACGGTGGCCATCACGTGGTCGCGCCAGTAGCGCGCGCTCGCCACCGCGCGGTCCGCCACCTCGCCCGTCACATTGGAGACGAGCGGAAAGCGCGGCGCGCGGTACGTGATCTGGTTCGCCACGCGCTCGAACGCGTCGAGCATGGGCCGCATCCGGGGCGAGTGGAACGCGTGCGAGACGCGCATCCACGTGTGGCGCACGCCGCGCGACTCCAGCACCTTCGCCACCCGCTCGAGCGCTTCGCCGTCGCCCGAGAGCACCACCTGCTCGGGCGCATTGATGGCGGCGACCGAAATGCCGCGCGCGTGCTCCGCGACCTGATCGCTCACCACGTCGAGCGCCGCCTGCACCGCCAGCATCTTGCCGCCGCCCGGGAGCGCTTGCATCAGCGCCCCGCGCGCGGCGATGAGGCGCAGCCCGTCCTCGACGGAGAAGACGTCCGCCACGCACGCCGCCGCCAGCTCGCCCACGCTGTGGCCGGCCACGTAGTCCGGCGTGAGGCCCCAGTCGAGCCACTGCTGCGCGAGCGACCACTCGTAGGCAAACAGCGCGGGCTGCGCGTTCGCGGTCTGGTGGATGGCCTCCGGCGGCGCCGCGCCGAACAGGATCGCAGGGAGGTCCACGCCCGCGTTCCCCCGCAGCCACTCCGCGCAGCGATCGAGCGCGCTTCGAAACACGGGCAGCCTCGCGTACAGCGCCTCGCCCATGCGCGCGCGCTGCGCCCCTTGGCCGCTGAAGA contains these protein-coding regions:
- a CDS encoding long-chain-fatty-acid--CoA ligase, which produces MIYDPNVTTLASLIRTQARERPDRIAIVCEEQRITYAELAERSLERAAQLAALSVSKGDRVALLAKDGIASVELLFGCALLGAIFVPINWRLQPAEVTYIVEKASCRAIFVSSELAALAADAGRSCPVVPLEARAHDAPRVVGFPAIDTNDAAIQIYTGGTTGYPKGVQLAHRSFFAIAREFWERKERWLGWTEDDVSLCAVPLFHIGGVWWLVRGLASGATNVLLPQFVGWKAIEAIARHRITMTAFVPAMIAMMLAEPDASPEKFRSLRNAGYGGSPASPALIQAAMKAFGCDVLQVYGLTETGNMAVWLTPDDHKNHPERLLAAGKPYPGVEVKIIDPQGDRLGPMQTGEICIRSPAAMLGYWNDEEATRQTLRDGWIHTGDAGYLDADGYIYISDRIKDMICSAGENVYPAEIERVLSAHPAIREVAVIGVPHPEWGEAIKVVVSLEPGAELDLRDMRTFCRGKLASFKVPSSLDIVDALPRTAIGKIKKTALRETYWAQEARKVG
- a CDS encoding efflux RND transporter permease subunit; this encodes MLADFSVRRWQFTLVVFIGLIALGAHALVTIPKAEDPSFPRPSFYVIALLPGSAPKDLERLVIDPLEAALWSLKDVKKVAARVEESVGVVDIDFQTSSDPDKKRDEILRELSTLRPKLPAELTSLELRQVDTANVNIREVALISEDASYRALDVQARSLKRRLQNVPGVRGVDLAGLPKQEVRITLDLPRMVVLGIAPHEVYDTIAKDSANVPAGSVDVDTRRFSVKTSGDYTSLDEIRDSLVRASGSARGTVRVRDVAQVELAPVDGAELARFDGRRAILVAASQKDGANVFDVAKGIDRELDAFARTLPRSIHVVRGFDQARNVGHRLGGFVRDFGLAIVLVLVTLLPLGVRASLVVMASIPLSLALGLVLLQLFGFTINQLSVVGFVIALGLLVDDSVVVVENITRHLRWGVPPRRAAIHATREIAASVLGCTATLVFAFIPLLALPGDAGAFIRSLPVAVISTVVASLVVSFTVVPFLASVLLTPSGKHGNVFLRALHGMIETSYRPILERALAYPKLTVLGAFALIAATMTLVPKIGFSLFPKAGTPQFMVQIETANDANLAETDRAARFVEQVLARRREVRHVATVVGKGHPQIFYNVFPRNTRANVADVFAEADVPSPAARAALYAALRGELANDAGAKLELKELENGPPIDAPIAVRVLGDDEEALLSVASRVETILRATQGTRDVRNPSKERRSDVRVRVDRDKAALLAVASPDVDRAIRLAVGGIVAGSYREDSADEAYDIRLALPRTDVQRARTGAFPGLDVLDQTYVGSAHARAVPLSEVARLELEPSPTNIRHYNRERVATVSADVREGYNTERLTQAVWSQLTELPLPPGIHLKLAGEAETSQESFGGVGVAVLVAAFGILAILVLEFRTLKSTLIVASVIPLGVIGGLLALYLSGNTLSFTATIGFVALMGIEVKNSILLVDVIGQLRERGLGVDEAIQRGGEARFIPILLTTLTAIGGLIPLILEHSSFYSPLALVILGGLVSSTILARIVTPVLYKLLVPAVEEDRGDTIPSFTPAFPSFDSAATAPSSQAHGGTNEPVYAIPFDTPSAPGSLP
- a CDS encoding alpha/beta hydrolase, with amino-acid sequence MNRLDIEVDGNVFSTLHLGDPARPLVLCAHGFPDHPSTFESLASVLVRAGYRVVAPWLRGYFPSTLAGPYDARSIARDLVAIADHLSPAQPIRLIGHNWGAVAAYEAIEHWPHRFHAAVTMAVPHRRTYVRNLTFAQIRSNLYMLFLSLPIVAQKRVIRDDFAFVDRLWRDWAPGYTPNPEYMRAIKDCLRQSLPAPIRYYRAMLADLGWLIRSVLAGSADPIRVPTLHLQGAVDPCVLPETAAGQESLFSAPYASVLVQGAGHFPHLEAKEIVGGLVTDWFYEHANPSERGQRAPFASPDRATARA
- a CDS encoding aromatic ring-hydroxylating dioxygenase subunit alpha codes for the protein MKRETQIALIERILHHVQGGTTDIAEQPQPFSPSIYENRERFEAERETLFRKYPLVLGFSSQIPAPGDFITNDFTGAPVLMVRDAGGEVRAFLNVCRHRGVKVAQQPQGNCRRFVCPYHAWSYDLDGKLHSLPEKRCFPNLKTDAVKLIELPAAERHGMIFVITTPGEPFDIDAYLGAFGADLGSYGLDGYYVSNAKNVPGRINWKLMIEANQESYHINFLHGRTAGRRYRDQCSLLDLDFPHTRSVLVHSSAGRSPLPEDRADWSLLDYADLVYFIFPNTLALWAGDGVQVISAFPQDVGTSIMQGARLERPTATSRAAQDFAAAFYGNYWRTIGEDIQVSETIQLGARARSGVPLNLGGNEVTIAEFHRAIERALDGSLPVLRPPLAPSEQAAPPAPSAAWPGAPVTNGTGAAAH
- a CDS encoding efflux RND transporter periplasmic adaptor subunit, whose amino-acid sequence is MNRRRAVSLLGLGMGMGTFLFLIGGCSRPAPVEARESEGDGAIAVRMAPVEHGPYTRHLRVAGVVHRKSEVNLAFLVGGIVTKVTVHEGDRVRKGQVLATLDPTAVDARRTEAVEGARKAERDLARVRVLHASGAVPAIELENAQTNVALARAAARGAQFHARHATLVAPEAGVVDQRHVDVGEVVAPGSPAFHVSGSSQGAVVRAPYASRDVVRMRVGDPARVVLDVAPEAPLVARVSQIAAAASPGTGGYEVELALAEPPPYLLSGLTAKVETEQLEPASAVVPVGALLDGDALQASAYVVEAGKAKRVPVTIRSIAGDRAVLASGLEHQELVVKAGISDLRDGAPVRVLP